A window of Anas acuta chromosome 5, bAnaAcu1.1, whole genome shotgun sequence genomic DNA:
GTCCCACCATCTGTGCCAAGGCTCCTGGGGAACTTCCAGCTCCACTGCAGAACCCCAAAGATGCCTGATCCAGTTCTGTCTGCTTTACCCACACACAAAATGGGGCCATACCCAGCCACCCAACAACCACTGTCACCATGTGGAACCACCTGAAGTGTGCCATAAAGTGAAAGGAGTAAAGCTTCAGCCAAACCCTGCCTTGGGAAGAAAGGCTGTTATATGCCCGGAGTGCTGCTAACACAGACGCTGGATGCTGCATCACTGAAGAGCTCATCCTTAGCACCTCTCAGTGCCACACCAAGCAAGCAACGGTATTTTACAACCAGAAGACACCTGAGCAAACTCGGATAACACGTGCGACTTGACCAAACCCAGAGCTTTTCTGAGCAAGCTGGAAAACCTGACGAGTGCAGAAACCTCTCCAAAAGGGAGATCTCATACCGTGCCTTTGTGCCCTGCTCTCAGCTGCACGCAAGCTCTCTCAGTTGTGCCACCTTCTGGACCaaaacctgcagctgcagccccgcaGCTGACACGGCGCTTTGCAGCAGGCTGTTAGCACAAGTCTTCTCTTGCCCGGGCcaaaagcagaggcagcagggccaagcagcccctgcctccatCCTGCCTCTGCGTGGCGTGCcggggggcaggcagaggggcaggaggctgctcGCATGGATGCTGGGCACAGGGAACCCATGGTGGGCTGGGGCCGAGCAGGGCTTCTGTGCCCATTTTGTTACGTGACTCATGCTGTGTTGCCACTCCCAGCCCTCACCTGCCTCGGCTACTTACCCTTGGCTACTGAAACCTCTTCAGGCCCGGGCTGGTCCGTGCAGGAcggctccctgcctcctgcatcACCTTCCCCCTTCGATGCTCTCCTTCTGGGCAGATGCAGGCTCCATTAGCCTGTGGCAGCAGGGGGCTGCCGGGCTGTAAGGACAGCCTGCTGCGGGGagaggctgctggaagcagcGGGGTCAGTCATTGCCCTGTGCTCCCACACAAAGCCGTGCAGAGGAAGGAGCTCCTCTGCCCGCCTGCCCAGCTAGAAAAGCCACTCGGGGAAGATAAGTCAAGGAAGCACCGAACGGGCACCGGCTCAGGTGAAGGCAGCTCTTGGATCTCCTCCCTGATGCTCCTTCCCTTCCAGGCATCACGTCTGAGCTCCTAAAAGTCTCACGCAGGCTAGGCCAAAGGCGAGCCACCAGGGGGAGAGCTGAGGACAGACTGGGGCTGGTTGCATGCTTCCACTTGGACAAAATtcggggccagcagcaggttcTGCTTGGGCTTCTCGTAAGAAAACACGTGCATATAGGGAAGGAGGTGACAACGACAACTTGCAGCCAAGACAGCTCTTCCTCTGAAGGACAAATTCTTCGCATCAAGTGTTTGCAAGGCCCAGCGCCCTCAAAGCACGAGGTTTTGTGCCATGTAACCGCTGATCTGGGTATCCCGCCACCCCCGCCACCAGCCGCAGTGCCCTCCCTGATGGGCATCCTCCCAGCTTTCTGACCACAGAGGCCAATCCTGACCCACCTCACCGCCTCTTCTAACAACACGGGTCTCCAGGAGACAACGTGTGGGCTCCAGAGCTACCCAGCTGGGTTTTTCCTCCGAGCCCCCTTTAAATAGCACGTCCCTGcctcctccacagcctgcaACCTTCTGCTGAGAGGAAACCCGAGCATCTCCTATCCGGCACGTGCCCTCCCGTCCCCCAGACAGACCTCACAGGGACACGCCAGCGGCAGCAAGCTCCGGAAGCAGGACACAGCCACCCAGAGGGTTTGTCGAGACCATCAAATAATAATTTACTGTGATTCAATCTGTGGCTTTGTACAGTTGCCGGGGGTGGGAGGAGGCcaaagggaggaagggatggggaaagaaaacaaaaaatccgTTTGCTGCAGGCCCAGGTGAAGTGCGAGATAGTCCTTGGAGGGGCTGATGCACCCCctgtcctcttcctcctcctcctcttcctctccccctgtACTCCTCCTCCAGATccatttgtttcttccttcGCTTCACCTTTCCTCGCGCTCTGCACAGGGGAAACCTCTCCAAGTCGCGGTCCAGTCAGCTGAAACgagaagaggaaggatgctAATTAGTCCCCCTGGCTCTCAGAACCCGCAGCAGCCCTTCCCACTGCCACCCCTCACCTTCTGGGACAGCCCTGCTAGTGCCCACGGAGGGAAAGCCAAGGGCTCTGCAGGCCATGGAAGCCTGGACCTGGCCAGGAAAGGCTTCTGTACATGTGCCAAAGGGAACAAATGCTCCGAGGAGCAGCAGGTGAGGCTCTGGGGGCCCACCAGACCCTCTGCCCTGCGGTgatctcctcctccctcctccaggAAAGAGGGGAACCATAAGGCGAGTCCACAGCAGGGCAAGGAGCCAAACCTCTGAGCTCCCCCGgccacacacacagcctttCCTTTTGTGTCCTGatgttcttcctcctcctctgctcttgTCCTCAGCTGGCTAACGCGAGCTGGCGTGCCTGGCGTCCAGTTTGTGACGCTGGAGCTGCACTGCCCGGAGGAAAGGGCTGTACCTAGTCCTGTAGGGCAGGAGCCACGCAGCAAAACATTCTCCTTTCACTCTTCTAGTCTCAagcctcctctcctgcctgctgtgggGGATCTGCCACGGGTTGTGCAATTCACAGAGGCATCTCAGGATGCCTGTGCATCTCCGCAGGGGCTGTATGTGCATCCCAGTGCTGCCCAGACAGGCCCTGCTCCTCCGCCCCCATGCGAGCAACCCACACAGGGTGGCAGCAGAAGACGTGGGTGACACAGGGCACTCTTTTTGCAGAGGGAACCGGAGGGGAAAACCCTCCTGGCTGCGGCCAGCCCTTTTGTTTGAAGCCAACGCCGGTCACCAGCAGTCCCCGCAGGAGGGGGCGGCAGCCTCAGCGCAGCCCGCGCGTCCCCACGTGCTGTGAGCCACGAGCCAGGGCAGGAAGCGAGCCCCGCGCTCACATCCCCATCCGGAGGAAGCGCCGCTGAACATCTGGAGGGGCCCAACATCTGGAGAGCTCTCGGCAGCCGGGAGGGCGCTAGGCACGGCACACGGCTCAGCCCCCAGGGCCCACACGCTGCTCGGCGGGGAGCGGAGGGGTGGGGTGCTCGGCCGGGATCTTGCTCATAGGAAGCAAACGCTGCCAGCGAtggggttttttgggggaagAGCGCTGCTGAGCTGGCGGCCTTTGCCTCAAAAAGCAAAGGAGGGAAACCAGCTGCCCACCTCCACCTTCAGCTGGAGCCTCCAAGCACAGTCACTGCTGTACTGCTGCCTTTCTCTTTACAGCTGTGTGAAGGGATGAAGGGGCAGGTGGGATGTCTGGGAGACCCCCCAGTAGACATCACACCAAGAGTGATGGGTGTGCAGGCTTTTCTCCCAAGCCCCAGCCCTAGGGACACAATCTCTAGCTGTCCCTTACACGTGCATGTCCCTGGGGTGCTCAGCCCCATTGCCTCTCCCTCCTTCCACTACAGAATTCTGCTATCCAACAGGATTGCAGTGACTTAAATACAttcagaacttaaaaaaaagcaaaaaacaatcaaggagagaaaagaaaaataggcaAGCAAATATAGACAATCTGAACAACTCCTTTTGGCTCCAGCACGCACCGTTTGTAGAAGCAAAACAGCCCCCTTATGGCTAATTCTCGGCATTGCATCAGCTTCACAAATCCCTGGGGATACACCTAATGGGAAAACTCTGCTGAGGAACAGAGGCCTTTCAGTCAGACGCTCTGCCTGTGAAATCTATCTGATTTTATTCAGATGCTCTGAAGCCTCAGGACAATGCGATGTATGCATTAGGAGGCGATGTGCTCACACAGCTCCTCATCTAAGCAATTACAGGGTCAGCCTGGCGAACACGCACACCTCGAATACCAGCATCCCTCCGCCGTCGGAGGGTCAGCATGGGAAGGAGCTCTCCTGgggaaaacatgacaaaaacatgtcttttttttcagtgttctgtagAAATTTGTTCTGCtgaatgaggggaaaaaataaacaaccctTTCCTCCCACACATTTCCTCAGGAAAGTGGGAAGTTTTGCCTTACCTATGTTTTGACAGAAGATGCTATTTCAGTCAGAAATcacttgaattaaaaaatagccATCGCTGAAATGTTTTCCGACGCATCTGTTCTCCGGCAAgtccccctgccctgcttcctacatgccctgctgccccctgtCCCCGCTGGTGGCACTCACCGCAGTCACGAGACGACACATTTACAGTTCATGCAGCCGGGGCCGCTCTCGTCGGGCGGATTCAGCTTGCGCAGTTTGTGCTGCCGGATCTCCCGCACTAAGGTGTAGAAGGCATCCTCGACGCCCTGCAGGAAACACACCTGGCTTGTAGCAGCTGCCCgctttgagaagaaaaagggcTGGGCCTGCCGGCCCCCGGGCTGCCTCCACGCGGCGCGGATTGCCGAGCTGGAGGCATGAGACTAAGCCAAGAGGACAGAGAGGAATCCTAGCACAGCCCCCAAACGGTGAGCAAGACTGAGCAAGCGACAGCACGGCCAAGGATTCCTAGTGACTAAGCAGCTTTCAGCAGCCTGAGCAAGGTCTGCCATCCAGGAGGAAAGCCCCTGCTCGTGACGGAAGGtggggcgcccctctgccacctctgtgctctggctgcctgcagagcaaaCCCCCGGGGAGGCTGGAAAAGCACCGTGCTGCTtcagggctgctgcctgggctgccctggggttcccctggctctgcctcctccGTCTTCCCAGCAGAAACTGGGCCATCCCACGGGCTCGGACCAACACAGATCCTATCTGCCAGAGCTCCTGGTACTGCAGCAGCACGAAGGCATTTAGAGGCCAATTCGTGAGCTTACGTAGCAGTCATCTTCCctttgctgctgcctgagcACTAATCTTCTGCAGATTGGAAGCGTGAGCCCTGATGGGGAGGGGAACATCCTGATGGAGCATTTAGCCTCAGGGAAGCAGCTAAGGCCAGCAGATCTGTCTGCAAGGCACGCAGAGACCAAAGCACACGCTGCCGCTCTGCACTGCCAGGGTTTGTCCTGCTGGGGCACCCCGAGacagaggcagcagcctggggatgggctggggatgctgccaCGAGAATTTATTTCCCCGGTGCCATCACTGAACAGGCTCCTCGGGCCATCAATCACAGCTTGCACACAAGGCAAGGCCGCGGCCGGCTCGGGAGCTTTCCGGCAGCTCCTTTCCCAGCATCTCGGCAGCAGTAAATCAGTGCCCATGCTGGCTTGCTCTAATTCACGCTCCCTTCCCTGCTTGCCGCCACTTCGGAGCTGTCAGAGAGACTTACAGCACGCCGGGTAACGAGCAGCTGGAGCGCTGCTCGCCCGACAGCCTGAGCACACAGCCCTGTCATCGTGGCCGTGCGTCAGTCCTGCCCCTGTCCGTcagggaggctgctggcagagccacGCCATCTCCCGCTGCCCCTTCGCACGCGAGGCAGGGCAGCTGGAGGGAAGGCTCACCCCTCTGCCAGTGGAAGCAACTGTCATAGCCCCAAAGAAGCTGCAAACACCCAGAAGAGGGGGTGAGAGGGAAAGGGTTTGTGACTTGATCAGCTGGTGTTGCTGCTACTCACGGGCTGCAGGCAGAAAGCAACCCTGGACGTGGCTCTCCAGGGTTATAggaagaaagaggggaaaagggagcaAAGGGAAGATTTTGGCAAGGTACTGGTCTGAGTGTTAACTGCTCCTCCTCCTACCTGTCTGGTTTTGGCCGACGTTTCTATGTAGGGGATCCCGTAACTCCGGGCCAGGTCCTGTGCTTGCCGCGTCTCCACTGTCCGGGCTGGCAGGTCACATTTGTTCCCCACCAGCACCATGGGGACATCATCTGAGTCCTTCACCCTCTTGATCTGCTCCCTGTAACAGTAAGAGATGCTGAAGTGAAGGCAGAAAAGGCTCCAGAGCACTCCCCACTGGCACGGAGGACAGGTTGCTTCTTCCTCAAGCTGCGCTTCCCTGCTGCAGCGTGCCTCGGGCAGGGCTTTCAGGAGGACAAACGTGACCGTAGCATGTAAGCAAGTAACCAGCAGCAGAATAGTGGGGCAGTTTGGGaaagagaaactaaaaatgCTTCTGCTCTTTAAGTGCAACTGTTTAAAACTTCAGCTTGAAATTACGGTAATCGATACCAAGACAAAAGCTTACCACATCCTCCCAGCGCGGCGTgaactaaataaaaacaaatacccAAGCAGCTACCTGGATGCTTCCAGCATTTTAGATCGAGTTATCTTCCTGAATGGGTAAAAGGTAAAAGTCACCCGAAAAAACACCTGCAACCAGAGTTTGCTGAGCCGATGAGCCAGCGTTTGGCAGCTGTAGGCTTCTCCGCAGATGCACAGGATTTGCTTCGTTTCAGCTTAGCTCAGTTCACTTAAAGTTGAGGAACCAACTGGGAACCAAAAATGCAGTAATGCTTGCTTCTCCATTCCAACCCCTGATTTAAAACTAGGTGGGCGAGGACGAGATCTACTACTTCTAAAATCCTAAAGGCCATTATGACCACAAACAATCCACTCAATTCCCTCATGAGAGATAATAACTTCCTTTGTTTAATAAATCATTTAACTTGGGatgcaaaacagcttttttttttctttgctcacGCATCCAGGACAATTAacgtggttttattttaaagtaataaagcattttttttttaaatgctggttTCTCTATCTTATTTGAATTCAAAATTCCCATCCAAAAGTAGCTGGACATGCATcacacgcacaaaaaaaaaaaaatcaatcatctttttttaatatagtagAACACAGAAATGAAGCCTGAATGTATGTCAGATATGCCATAAAGCCACTTAAATGCTCGATGTAACATCCTGATCAGCAGACCCGAGCACTAAATCTAGGGCACAGGCTACACTTAGCTGAAAAGAGATACCTCCTAATGGGTCTTAACCAGGGAGAATGAGCATTTCTCtggggaaaattattttaaaagtgcaaaTGCAAAGAGCACATGTGAAACGAGATTAAAGCCAGTGATTTACATCATGATTAAAACCCGGGCTTGAAACCAAGCCATCCTGTGAGTGATTCACAGGCACCAGCACAAGGCAGTGGGATGAACGCTACCGAATCCCTCAGGTGCTTTAGGAAAATCCCATCCTTTGTCCTAGGGTTCAGCTAAACCGAGCCAAATTAGCCTCCCGTATAGAGTTACTGCCACGAACACGCCTGTTAGCTGGAGCCATCTCACCAGCTCCCACCACAGAGTTAGGAAGGGCTgtgcctgccccaggagctACACAGTTAGCTGGCAGCCACGTTCGCAGCAcaactgctgctcagcagctgcccgGGGGCACCCCAACACCCGGCCCCACTGGGACCCTGCTGTGTGCGGAGGGCGACCCGCTGAGTACAACCCCCAGGGTtggtctgctgcctcccctctCCTGGATGGATCATCAGGATCACCACTCGGGGTTTCCAGATGTGACTCTTTTGGTTTTCCCCGTAAAACCATCTGGGCTGCTCGTGCCAGCAGGCAAGGTTGTGCCGGGCCAGCTCCagtggcagggagctgggcacgagcaggagcaggaggaaactGCCATGAGTCACTTCCTACACTGCTCTCAAAAGCCCCTGGCTGGCTGGCAAGCCATCCCTTGCATCCTCTGCAAACACCTCCTGTCCCAGGCAAGTCCTCAAAAAGGCCGAAGCTCCCCCTCCAGCTCCCCGCACAGCAGAAGTTGCTGAGATCGATTCCACTAACAAAACAATTCCATTAAttagggaggggaagggagggggtcGTAAAGGATCAGCTCTCCCTTTAGTTACCATAAACACTTAAACATTACATTACCGAGTCCCCAGCGGCCACAAGCAATCCCTTTGGATGGGTTTTATCGGAGGCACTGACATTAGCCGTCTGCTCCCTCTCTTCCCTGGGGAACGGCCACTCGAGCTAATTgcctgtgctggcagccagtGCCTCCACCGCAGGGCCTGAAGCGAAATGGAGGGCAGGACGGGGCCGGGACGGGGCCTCCCCGCGGCGCTCACCTGTACTGGTGGATATCCTCGAAGGACTTGGTGTTGTTAATGGCGAAGACGCAGAGGAATCCCTCCCCCGTCCTCATGTACTGGTCTCGCATGGCGCTGTACTCCTCCTGCCCCGCTGTGTCCAAGATGTCCAGCAGACAGGTCTCTCCATCAATGACCACTTGCTTTCTGTAGGAATCCTgcccggggagggagggaaagtgTTAAGGGAGGGCACGCAAGGGGAGGTTGGCTCCTGCCACCCCTCGGCACCAGCACTGACTGTTTTCCTAACTTTATTTAGGCCTGGCTAGCCCCTGCCACCTCCACTCCAGGCGGTGAGTCCCATGCAGAAAGGGGAAACACAATTGGAGGCTCCTGGCAGCCGGgctttccttccagcagctgggaTATTCGGGGCTGGGAGGTGTTTAACCCGGCCGGCCATCCAGCACCCCTGACACGGATCAGGTGCCAGAGGCAATCGCCACCAGTGAGGCTGCGAAGCGATGGCGAACCTGCTGGTGTCATGCAAacgtgaaaaaataaataaaggaggcCGCCAGGAGGGTGTTtcccacagccagcccctgcccagagGGGCTCTGGGGAAGGTACGGAGCACCCAGGCCCTTTGAAGTTGTGCGCTTGCCCTGCGGAGGAGACGATTACAACTTATCGCACGTGGGAGAAGCCCTGGGAATCACCACGAGCGCTCTCCCAGGGTCTCCCTCCGAAGGTCTGATTTTCAACACGGGCTCCTCGGAAGCACCGCTCCCTCCTTCCACACCTCCCCGTCACAGGGATCCTGCTGGGGCAGCCCGGGGGTgtctctgccagccctgccccatgcCCAATGCAGTTGTCTTGACTCTCGGCCACAGGAGGAGGCCAAAAAGCGGGACAAACACACAGCTGGGGGGCTGTGACAGCGCCATGACAcagctctgccttctgcagcCGCTTGTGGCGGCTACGGTTTCGGCTTAAAACTACTTCAAGCgtctgctgctcttccagcGACCACAACAATGTTATCAGATGAGCTCTGCCCCTGAAAAATAGGCCTGCAGACAAAGAGCAGACACAGCAAAGGTCAACGGCGGGACCGGCAGCGGTGCGGAAAGGGAACGAGGCCAGCACGGACTCCACCCTTCTGCTCACTACAACACCAGCGGCGGCTACCGGGCCTAAGGAGGCCTCGCTTCACCCCGCAGGCAGGGCCACGGCATCGGGCCCGCGGCCTTCCCGAAAAGCAGAGGGCGGCCGAGGCAGGGCCCATGAGCTGGGACCACGCTTCCCGTGGCTGTTATCCCCGTCCTTTGCTTCCATCTACACAGGGAACCTGGGCAGCACTGGGATCAGGGAGCTCACAGTGCTGCTGTCATTAGCCTGTCTGTAATTAAACACCATCTCCACTCCCATTTACAGCCTCCTCGGGGCaggggggcactggggagggCAGACGGTGCGTGTTTGGCTGCTCTCACACCAGAGCTCCCTCCCAGCCCGGCGCCCTGGCTTGCAGCCAGAGGACGAGTCCCTCAGTGCACGACATTAACAGCAGGCAACATCCCACAGCACCCCATCCCACACAGCACCCCATCCCACACAGCACCCCATCCCACACGGCACCCCATCCCATACGGCACCCCATCCCGCACGGCACAGCCCCTCTGTGCAGCGTGGATGCTGACACCCCGCAGCTCCCCATCCTCGGCCCCTGATGTCTTACCCCATCTTCTTGCACAACAGACGGGCCGGGCTGCCCAGCTGGAACAAGAAGTGCCGGCTGACAGAAATAAACCCCGCCGTCCCCGCTGGACAGCGAGCAGTGGCTCTGGGCTCTGACCTGGGATCCCAGACAGATTCTCCTCCAGAAGTTGGAAGGACCGAATTAAGTGATCCCGGCTCTCCGGCAACGTTCACACAGGAGCCAGAAATTGCAGGCACTTGGGAGAGGACACttggggctgcctgcaggagcagggacacGGCTGGGACATCGCTGGTGCTGACCCCGCTGTCCCcatggctgcagcacagcagaaggaCCCCACCAAGCTAGGTGCCCAGCCCCCCGTGTGTGTTAAACGCTACGGTCAGGACACGACCTGAGGCTAAGGACTGCTAGAAGTTGCGAGGCAAACAGGAGGGTTTCTCAATGCAGCCTGGCTTTTTGCTCCATCCCCACTCGCGCGCTGTGGGacgctgccagcagcagaccCAGCAGGACTGGCGACtgcagaggaaggcagggatGGCCACGTCCCACCCTCCTGCGGAAGGGTCCAGCCCTTGGAGACCAACGCCGTAAATCCACggcaggagggaagagggagcaCCAAAACCTGAAATCGCCCACAGCAGTCacaggcaggaaaataaaacagcgCTCTCGCCTGCGCAGAAGTTGGAGATGGAGAAGAAGGCAACGGGGTCTGTATGCAAGGTGCAGCACTGAGACTCTGGAGCCCTAAATTAAATTCCAGGCTCTGCTACGGACCTTCTAAGTGACCTTGGCCAAATGATGTAATAGCACGTGTTATTAagtgctttttctccttcccatctGTAGGATAAAACCATTTCTGCCTTTATACTGAGCCCTGTCTCTCTTGTTTGTTTAAGTTGTGAGCTCTTCAGGGTGGGGACTGCACATACAACACCTACCAGAATAGCTTTCTGACCTCAGCTGGGACCTTTTAGGCTctgtgataataataataacaactgCGGTAACCACAGCTGTATTTAGACACATCTGGTGGAGAATCCTCCAGGACTGCAGACAGGGAGGTTATTGTCTGAGAGGCGTGACCGAGCTGTGATTTGCATTCCCAGGGTGGACTTactcctcctgccagcagcgGCACCACGAGCACGGTCCTGCCCAAACCTCCCCCAGCCCGAGGTATAAATCATACGGTGGGTGATCCGCATCTCGCAAGCAGGGGGGACGCAGTGCAAACAGCTGGAGAAGGGGCTGGgtttaaaaggttaaaaaataataataataattgttgtTTACActtgaaatgcagaaaagtGGATTTTGAGTACTGAACCTCTCCTGCACAGGTACTTGGCTGCCTCTCAGGTGGGGTACTGAGCCTGACAGACCAGGCTCAACACAGACAGATCCCTGCTGACTCCAGACGAGTACATCCATCTTTTGGACGTTCATCTTTTGCTCCCCGTGATGGAGAACGAGCAGCAGTGGGCCTTGCGGCACACCCCAGCTCTCCGCCTCCCACTGGAGGATGAACGCGCTGGGCTCTGAAGGAGGACAAAAGCCCAGAGCGCAGTGCACAAGCTCCCTGGGCTGTTTCACGGAGCCTGCAAGCTGCAGAAAAGAACCGCAGTGTCATTTTTCCTACTGCAGAGCAGATCTATAACCATGTATTAGGCAGCCCAAAGACAGTCCCTGAACTTTCTGCTCTGTGGAGTTGTGGGGATCtcttaaagataaaatataaagaaaataatcatcAGTCTTCAGCTCTGCTTGGGCTCTTGACCCCACACTGCTTTGCCTGCCTCACCCAAACTGCAGGACGAGCTCTGACAGAAGCCATTTCATAAGAAAAATCTCCAAATGTCCTGCATGGGAAGTCAGTATCTTCACTTTGATTTCACAGAAGGAGAAATGGAAGCACAGGCACAAAATGGCCCATCGGTCCCAAACCTTTAATCTCTCCCTGGGAGGCGGTAAGGAGGAGTTTTGTGCTGCCtctcctggctctgcctgctcctgctgcatcccTCGCTGCCTCTCTCCGGCAGACACTGCTGTCCTTCTTCAGGACGCACACATCAGTCGCTGTGACCTCCAAACACACAGGCGGCAGCTGAGAAGGGCTTTACAAAGCAGAGGACCGTCCCTGCTCAAGTTCAGACTCAAGCCCAAGCTGATCACATGGGGTTTGCAGCAAAGAGCACTAGGAAAAGACGCAGGCGGCGCCGCTTACCTCTATCGTGGGGTCATACTCATCGACGAAATGGTTCTGGATGAGCTGTATCGTCAGCGCGCTCTTCCCCACGCCACcagctcccaccaccaccagcttGTACTCGGTCATCTTCCAGCCGACCCCAGCTCAGGACCTCCAGGAGCAGCCTGACCTGCAAGGAGAGACACGGCCACCACGTCAGGAGAGCAGGGGGCACAGATGGGAAGCCGGGAAAGGCAGAGAGGCTGGGGATGTGTGTGGTTTTCACAGGGATTTGCAGTAGCCACCAAATTCTCACTGCAGGGTGCTCTCCAGCACTGCCCTGGCCTCTCCTCCCAAGCCCTAAACACGGccagaaatggggaaaatgtGGGATGTCCCAAGGGTCAAGGACTTTTTTTATTCTCCCCATCCAGCACTCCAACTACCCTGGAAATTTGGCCAGAAAAAAACgccatttgttttgttctgtcatGCCGTGCCGTGCCTCTGGGATCCGCTGCCTTTTATGATCCCATTCCCTGGGGTCTCAGACACGGGATGACCTCACCTACAACACGAGGCTTGGTCTACGGTTACAGTGAGGAACTGCAGCATCCAGAGCTCTTTAACCTAATACCCTCCCCGCGTAATGAAGGCTACTTTAAAATGGGGAAAGAAATCAATCAAAGCCAACACAAAAACATGCCCAGCGCCTCACCCTTGGTGCTCTGCAATCCTTCAGCCTGACAGGCCGCGTGCAAACTTGCGAGTGGCGCGAGGTGAGGGAATATAGAGGATGGAATAAGGGAATACAGAAGGCTGGCAGAGACCACAGGGGAGAAGGATGCTACCAGCGAAAGCACTAATTGGGAAGGCTCGTTATAGCCAGTTCCAAGTCGGGCAGCAATGCGGACTTGCCATCACCCTTCGGCGGGGGAAAATTCCCCCCTCCCTTAAattcctgctcccctcctgctgaGAAAGAGGAACTTCAGCTCGGCGCTTACGGCAGGAAGATTACAAAACCCCGAAGGTTTAAATAGCAATCTCGCCGGGCTGCAAGCCCTGCCTGCTGAGAGCCACCCCAGGGCAGGCATCGCCGCACGCGTGGTCCCTCCACTCGCTTGGCATCCCGCAGGCACAGCTCGCACACCACCAGCCCGCTGCTCCCAGGGGCGAGGGCTGCTCCTGGTAGCCTGGTGTTTGCCATCCAGCCACTGGCAGAAGCTGCCACCTCTCCTGCGAAGACGACGGAGGGTGTTTTTGGTGCTAAGGCTGGCACCCGGTGt
This region includes:
- the HRAS gene encoding GTPase HRas, whose product is MTEYKLVVVGAGGVGKSALTIQLIQNHFVDEYDPTIEDSYRKQVVIDGETCLLDILDTAGQEEYSAMRDQYMRTGEGFLCVFAINNTKSFEDIHQYREQIKRVKDSDDVPMVLVGNKCDLPARTVETRQAQDLARSYGIPYIETSAKTRQGVEDAFYTLVREIRQHKLRKLNPPDESGPGCMNCKCVVS